The Artemia franciscana chromosome 18, ASM3288406v1, whole genome shotgun sequence genome includes a window with the following:
- the LOC136038976 gene encoding uncharacterized protein LOC136038976: MLFNRTIKTRVGSICSSASTVSLGVPQGGVLSPLLFNILINDIILADMPSIKFVLYADDLALWTEGSSPEACQPKLQGAIDKLSIWLNTKNLVFSIPKTTGMVFSRKIDLRQDCLSINLTLYKQQIHFARNVKFLGMWLDSKLNWNDHISHLCDALEKRLNFMRAVAGQKWGASRDSLQKLFTSIIYGKIEYCLPVYYSASKKLISKIESIVHHGLRLITGALKSTPIAALFNEVNIPSLEERFLKLSSNYFMKVNTNQNLHVLKECLINHTFLYENRKTYSSPAIIKLVSLLNGIGVPENLIFSCQTQISPNTPNSIDNVIDIKIPGMDFPKNKMNSLILHQLTLAKMVEFYNWKKIFTDGSVSNDGKASIGIFSEWNGSSVGIRVSDGISIFHAECLALQKALDTVLEVGSGSFVIFSDSKSVLSDLKKRQGKVIPIIVHLQGKIQKIMSSDGLQLKMVWVPSHIRIKGNEIADSIAKQAIHHPITWKVALTVNETSKLITSAASSIRINNRCIATTNIYVLSFEGHYIPHHLIHPNRKIANSIFRLRTGHAMTRSRQALYHLTDSKSCPFFRCVNIDETIDHILSECPRFTTERNILIRKIESLGLKTSTPLVLGFTRVSKDKELKILEALGVFVSSTKIFNWL; this comes from the coding sequence ATGCTTTTTAATAGGACTATTAAAACCAGAGTTGGATCCATATGCTCCTCTGCTAGTACAGTCTCATTAGGTGTTCCTCAAGGAGGAGTTTTGAGTCCTCTTCTTTTTAACATACTgattaatgatattattttggcTGATATGCCCTCAATAAAGTTTGTCTTATATGCAGATGACTTAGCTCTTTGGACTGAAGGCTCCTCTCCTGAAGCTTGTCAACCCAAGCTCCAGGGAGCAATTGATAAACTGTCAATATggcttaatacaaaaaatctggTTTTTTCTATCCCAAAGACCACTGGCATGGttttttctaggaaaattgACCTTAGGCAAGATTGTCTCTCAATTAATCTGACTCTATATAAACAACAAATTCATTTTGCCAGGAATGTGAAATTCCTTGGTATGTGGCTGGATAGTAAGTTAAATTGGAATGATCATATCTCTCATCTTTGTGATGCACTTGAAAAACGACTGAATTTTATGCGTGCTGTTGCTGGGCAAAAGTGGGGAGCTAGCCGAGATAGTCTTCAAAAACTATTCACATCTATAATATATGGAAAGATTGAATATTGTCTCCCTGTCTATTACTCAGcttcaaaaaagttaatttctaaaattgaatcaatagTTCACCATGGCCTGAGATTAATCACAGGTGCACTAAAAAGTACTCCTATTGCAGCTCTGTTCAATGAGGTTAATATACCTTCTTTAGAAGAAAGATTCTTGAAACTTTCTTCTAATTACTTTATGAAAGTAAATACTAACCAAAACCTCCATGTTCTCAAGGAGTGTCTCATAAATCATACATTTCTCTATGAAAATCGGAAGACATATAGTAGTCCAGCCATTATCAAGTTGGTCTCCTTGCTCAATGGCATAGGTGTTCCTGAAAACCTAATCTTTTCTTGTCAGACCCAGATATCTCCCAACACTCCTAATAGCATTGATAAtgttatagatataaaaatcccTGGCATGGATTTTcctaagaataaaatgaatagtcTAATCCTTCATCAACTTACACTAGCTAAAATGGTTGAattttataattggaaaaaGATATTTACTGATGGATCTGTCTCAAATGATGGGAAGGCATCCATAGGCATTTTTTCTGAGTGGAATGGCTCATCAGTTGGGATTAGAGTTTCAGATGGAATCTCCATTTTCCATGCAGAATGTCTTGCTCTCCAAAAAGCTTTGGATACAGTGCTGGAAGTAGGATCAGGCTCATTTGTTATCTTTTCTGACTCTAAAAGTGTTCTTTCTGATCTAAAAAAGAGGCAAGGAAAAGTTATTCCAATTATTGTTCATCTACagggaaaaattcagaaaataatgtCTTCTGATGGTCTTCAACTGAAAATGGTCTGGGTTCCTTCTCACATAAGGATTAAGGGAAATGAAATTGCTGACAGTATTGCAAAACAGGCTATCCACCACCCAATTACTTGGAAGGTTGCTCTCACTGTAAATGAAACTTCAAAGTTAATAACCTCTGCTGCAAGTTCtattagaattaataatagaTGTATTGCAAcaacaaatatttatgttttgtcttttgaGGGGCATTATATCCCACATCACCTTATCCACCCAAATAGGAAAATTGCAAACTCTATTTTCCGTCTGAGAACTGGTCATGCAATGACCAGATCTCGTCAAGCACTATATCATCTTACAGATAGCAAGTCATGCCCTTTTTTTAGGTGTgtaaatattgatgaaactATAGATCACATTCTCTCAGAATGCCCTCGTTTCACAACTGAGAGAAATATTCtgatcagaaaaattgaatcaTTGGGACTGAAGACGTCCACTCctctcgttttaggtttcactcGTGTTAGTAAAGATAAGGagttaaaaatattggaggcaTTGGGAGTTTTTGTGTCTTCAACAAAGATTTTCAACTggttgtaa